The Syngnathus typhle isolate RoL2023-S1 ecotype Sweden linkage group LG16, RoL_Styp_1.0, whole genome shotgun sequence genome includes a region encoding these proteins:
- the rnf144aa gene encoding probable E3 ubiquitin-protein ligase RNF144A-A codes for MTAARYRPTWDLAVDPLVSCKLCLGEFPLEQMTTITQCQCIFCTLCLKQYVELLIKEGLETAISCPDSACPKRGHLQENEIECMVATEMMQRYKKLQFEREVLLDPCRTWCPSSTCQAVCQLKEADSPAVPQLVQCAVCALEFCSTCKANWHPGQACSENNLPITSFLPGENSSFYKNEDDAPIKRCPKCKVYIERDEGCAQMMCKNCKHAFCWYCLESLDDDFLLIHYDKGPCRNKLGHSRASVIWHRTQVVGIFAGFGLLLLVASPFLLLATPIILCCKCKCSKGDDDPLPT; via the exons ATGACCGCAGCGCGGTACCGTCCCACATGGGATCTGGCCGTGGACCCCCTGGTGTCATGTAAGCTGTGCCTTGGAGAGTTCCCCCTGGAGCAGATGACCACCATCACACAGTGCCAATGTATCTTCTGTACACTG TGCCTGAAGCAGTACGTGGAACTATTAATTAAAGAAGGCCTTGAAACTGCAATTAGCTGTCCCGACTCCGCCTGTCCAAAAAGAGGGCACTTACAGGAAAATGAG ATTGAGTGCATGGTGGCCACAGAAATGATGCAGAGATACAAGAAGCTTCAGTTTGAAAGAG AGGTGCTGTTGGACCCTTGCCGGACGTGGTGCCCTTCCTCGACCTGCCAGGCCGTGTGCCAACTAAAGGAGGCCGATTCACCGGCAGTGCCCCAGTTGGTCCAGTGTGCCGTTTGCGCGCTTGAATTCTGTTCGACCTGCAAGGCCAATTGGCACCCGGGTCAGGCCTGCTCGGAGAACAACCTTCCCATCACTTCTTTCCTGCCAGGGGAGAACAG CTCTTTCTATAAGAACGAGGACGACGCCCCCATCAAGCGCTGTCCCAAATGCAAAGTGTACATCGAGAGGGACGAGGGCTGCGCTCAGATGATGTGCAAGAACTGCAAGCACGCCTTCTGCTGGTACTGTCTGGAATCCCTCGAC gaTGACTTTCTCTTGATCCACTACGACAAAGGGCCTTGTCGAAACAAACTGGGCCACTCCAGGGCGTCTGTTATATGGCACAGAACACAG GTGGTGGGAATCTTCGCTGGGTTCGGCCTACTCCTGCTGGTCGcctcccccttcctcctcctggcCACGCCCATCATCCTGTGCTGCAAGTGCAAGTGCAGTAAAGGCGACGACGACCCTTTGCCCACCTAA